A genomic window from Etheostoma spectabile isolate EspeVRDwgs_2016 chromosome 13, UIUC_Espe_1.0, whole genome shotgun sequence includes:
- the eral1 gene encoding GTPase Era, mitochondrial isoform X1, whose product MAFRVCSRFFRDSAVLSRLVVVSARQESASWLLTAGTAACSRGGRKPFIFTPACFITSDAFLNRLLKGKAAEADGAFYRLPASVPPGSGEQLSLLLRQPDQPDNPRVLKVAIIGAPNAGKSTLSNQLLGRKVFAVSKKVHTTRSRALGVLTEDDTQIILLDTPGLTTVSKVKRHQLEKTLLVDPWNTVKEADLMVVLVDVADRWMCSRLDLEVLKCLAQHPDTPAILVLNKVDLVKAKDRLLDFTAELTCGVVNGRKMRIRPVIKPPWADKRPERESKLQLDEDNTGSEDNEGPEDNAALEGSAEPNSVLSKEQLKALKSQQGWPHFKDVFMLSSVDREDVETLKSYFMAAAKPGSWQYHSEVLTDQSPEEVCTNIIREKLLEYLPQEVPYSMTQSVELWQEGENGELDISVKLYAKKDTHMRMVIGTGGQMVARMAREAGEDLSRVFLREVRLKLSVKLRK is encoded by the exons GAACCGCTGCCTGCAGCCGAGGAGGGAGGAAGCCATTTATCTTCACTCCTGCTTGCTTTATTACATCAGACGCATTTCTCAACCGACTGCTGAAAGGCAAAGCAGCGGAGGCAGACGGCGCTTTTTATCGCCTTCCAGCCTCAGTTCCGCCGGGCAGCG GTGAACAGTTATCTTTGTTACTGAGACAGCCAGATCAGCCCGACAATCCAAGGGTTTTAAAAGTTGCCATAATAGGGGCCCCAAATGCTGGGAAGTCCACGTTGTCCAACCAGCTCCTTGGCAGAAAG GTGTTCGCTGTTTCCAAGAAAGTTCACACTACACGGTCCCGTGCCCTGGGCGTCCTGACAGAGGACGACACACAGATA attttactGGACACTCCTGGTCTCACCACTGTATCAAAGGTCAAAAG ACACCAGCTGGAGAAGACCTTGCTCGTGGATCCCTGGAACACAGTCAAAGAAGCTGACCTAA TGGTGGTCTTGGTGGATGTGGCAGACAGATGGATGTGCAGCAGGCTTGACCTGGAGGTGCTCAAATGCCTGGCCCAGCACCCTGACACCCCGGCCATCTTGGTCCTCAATAAG GTCGACCTGGTTAAGGCTAAGGACAGGCTGCTGGATTTCACCGCAGAGTTGACGTGTGGAGTGGTGAACGGACGCAAAATGCGGATCAGGCCAGTGATCAAGCCTCCATGGGCTGACAAGAGACCAGAGAGGGAGTCCAAGTTGCAGCTGGACGAGGACAACACGGGGTCCGAGGACAACGAGGGGCCCGAGGACAACGCGGCGCTCGAGGGCAGCGCTGAGCCAAACTCTGTGCTGAGCAAAGAGCAGCTGAAGGCGCTGAAGAGCCAGCAGGGCTGGCCGCACTTTAAGGACGTCTTCATGCTCTCCTCTGTGGACAGAGAGGACGTGGAGACGCTGAAG AGCTACTTTATggctgcagcaaagccaggatCGTGGCAGTACCACAGTGAGGTCCTGACAGACCAGAGTCCAGAGGAAGTCTGCACCAACATCATCAGAGAGAAGCTTCTGGAGTATCTGCCCCAGGAAGTGCCCTATTCAATGACACAG TCTGTTGAACTCTGGCAGGAAGGAGAAAATGGCGAGCTCGATATTTCGGTCAAACTTTATGCCAAGAAAGATACTCACATG AGGATGGTGATAGGCACCGGGGGCCAGATGGTGGCCCGGATGGCCCGAGAGGCCGGGGAGGACCTGAGCCGCGTCTTCCTGAGGGAAGTGAGGCTGAAGCTCTCAGTCAAGCTGAGGAAGTGA
- the eral1 gene encoding GTPase Era, mitochondrial isoform X2, which translates to MAFRVCSRFFRDSAVLSRLVVVSARQESASWLLTAGTAACSRGGRKPFIFTPACFITSDAFLNRLLKGKAAEADGAFYRLPASVPPGSGEQLSLLLRQPDQPDNPRVLKVAIIGAPNAGKSTLSNQLLGRKVFAVSKKVHTTRSRALGVLTEDDTQIILLDTPGLTTVSKVKRHQLEKTLLVDPWNTVKEADLMVVLVDVADRWMCSRLDLEVLKCLAQHPDTPAILVLNKVDLVKAKDRLLDFTAELTCGVVNGRKMRIRPVIKPPWADKRPERESKLQLDEDNAALEGSAEPNSVLSKEQLKALKSQQGWPHFKDVFMLSSVDREDVETLKSYFMAAAKPGSWQYHSEVLTDQSPEEVCTNIIREKLLEYLPQEVPYSMTQSVELWQEGENGELDISVKLYAKKDTHMRMVIGTGGQMVARMAREAGEDLSRVFLREVRLKLSVKLRK; encoded by the exons GAACCGCTGCCTGCAGCCGAGGAGGGAGGAAGCCATTTATCTTCACTCCTGCTTGCTTTATTACATCAGACGCATTTCTCAACCGACTGCTGAAAGGCAAAGCAGCGGAGGCAGACGGCGCTTTTTATCGCCTTCCAGCCTCAGTTCCGCCGGGCAGCG GTGAACAGTTATCTTTGTTACTGAGACAGCCAGATCAGCCCGACAATCCAAGGGTTTTAAAAGTTGCCATAATAGGGGCCCCAAATGCTGGGAAGTCCACGTTGTCCAACCAGCTCCTTGGCAGAAAG GTGTTCGCTGTTTCCAAGAAAGTTCACACTACACGGTCCCGTGCCCTGGGCGTCCTGACAGAGGACGACACACAGATA attttactGGACACTCCTGGTCTCACCACTGTATCAAAGGTCAAAAG ACACCAGCTGGAGAAGACCTTGCTCGTGGATCCCTGGAACACAGTCAAAGAAGCTGACCTAA TGGTGGTCTTGGTGGATGTGGCAGACAGATGGATGTGCAGCAGGCTTGACCTGGAGGTGCTCAAATGCCTGGCCCAGCACCCTGACACCCCGGCCATCTTGGTCCTCAATAAG GTCGACCTGGTTAAGGCTAAGGACAGGCTGCTGGATTTCACCGCAGAGTTGACGTGTGGAGTGGTGAACGGACGCAAAATGCGGATCAGGCCAGTGATCAAGCCTCCATGGGCTGACAAGAGACCAGAGAGGGAGTCCAAGTTGCAGCTGGACGAG GACAACGCGGCGCTCGAGGGCAGCGCTGAGCCAAACTCTGTGCTGAGCAAAGAGCAGCTGAAGGCGCTGAAGAGCCAGCAGGGCTGGCCGCACTTTAAGGACGTCTTCATGCTCTCCTCTGTGGACAGAGAGGACGTGGAGACGCTGAAG AGCTACTTTATggctgcagcaaagccaggatCGTGGCAGTACCACAGTGAGGTCCTGACAGACCAGAGTCCAGAGGAAGTCTGCACCAACATCATCAGAGAGAAGCTTCTGGAGTATCTGCCCCAGGAAGTGCCCTATTCAATGACACAG TCTGTTGAACTCTGGCAGGAAGGAGAAAATGGCGAGCTCGATATTTCGGTCAAACTTTATGCCAAGAAAGATACTCACATG AGGATGGTGATAGGCACCGGGGGCCAGATGGTGGCCCGGATGGCCCGAGAGGCCGGGGAGGACCTGAGCCGCGTCTTCCTGAGGGAAGTGAGGCTGAAGCTCTCAGTCAAGCTGAGGAAGTGA